In a genomic window of Trichoderma atroviride chromosome 4, complete sequence:
- a CDS encoding uncharacterized protein (EggNog:ENOG41) gives MMRNTKYNEPTPPTTPSDGSVKPCFFFLRNNSCKFGARCKFSHDTGSAQGGHSANKGQSNAPMKSFGNSRNHAPEGKLVKWKQLLQRGDGSARPSLQIVGQFFSLALELMDGDVGAAQEAIKLIATETGLSFIKDVIDRHIFMASQLTAGPQLWETEIKPLFQLVTHARVVDSAVLETEVATILNYMVGVGGSRMNKLFQYIDSLFQLWQFNSTHVSLVEAAGLSLAVLAKMLDCNTTNIIKNDFSTFANSLSRPLEESAEPKDMVFRLQATKHLHYIRQRLQIGNHMSNLEVQSYSAVTQEIFVLARDLPGNLSAGGPRHDNDEADIVNIKVLPTYEEIMSPREEYLPVNDCSQWHIPGISGRLDREFRLIREDTVGQLRDAIRGALERIRSSNNKASHKTNNNSLRTYTYDSAKLINIRFEKNTGLDFVVRCDQPPPVPSLNPKQRRDWWERSKRLQVGALVCVIDGTDAIMFCTVSESTLRNQSDQKIRTEKKTANDSSTEPKLTLSDQEDYLYVNLQLIDATPDAVTQALHWYQAKGRSGYRYLVEFPGILLASFKHTLDALKEMRQKPYMPFIDLLAPTDIESTEARIQPPQYARAADFAFDLGCLTNDGTEFLVSPQHLPDPKIVKSRTSLDVTQASALLNTLSRELSLIQGPPGTGKSFTGEKIIKILLANKRKCTLGPILCVCYTNHALDQLLEHLLDDGISNIIRIGSRSKSERLQALNLRVVSQQGDRTKSEKRNLYTVGLELDNIAAGIEGSLRALSTSNSPNSLKKYLAQVFPGHHDTLFGFDEDGWETVDKPQTILRKWLEGGSRHSNRCRDIEILKETELFTMSYAERQALYQYWVTNSVASFVGTIARLQEKHAELIERRNRVRSDVDLRCLNQANIIGVTTTGLAKNLHLLRKLRSKVMLCEEAGEVLEAHILTALLPSIEHAILIGDHLQLRPQIQNYELQSTNPRGKQYSLDTSLFERLVEPPHLTDLRVPYSTLETQRRMHPSISELIRSTLYPSLQDGENVKNYPAVVGMKERLFWLHHDQLEAGAASHDPLNTSHSNDFEVEMTVSLLSHIVRQGEYAREDVAVITPYLGQLHKLRRRMESMFEICLNDRDLAELEDFENKDQIVPIALKKQPAKSTLLKSVRMATVDNFQGEEAKIIIISLVRSNQQKKCGFLSTSNRINVLLSRAKHGMYIIGNSDTYHNVPMWEEVINMLSAQNLVGKSLELQCSRHPDTPIQVSQPDHFVIFSPESGCNLPCDKRLHCGHSCTGRCHSDLLHSAVKCLEPCPRPQKGCSHPCPRACGDACPDRCYFQLDNIDLALPCGHRLSSAKCWENQEPASVRCRVLVRRTVPGCNHEVEVPCHENVTAARYRCTARCGHHRQCGHTCNSLCHQCNTREEGKITEQNHGICEQICGRGYSTCRHGCSKLCHGDDKCPPCQKPCEVRCGHSKCNKACNEPCAPCAESTCHSSCPHTSCTMPCAAPCDWVPCSKRCEKVLRCGHRCPSLCGETCPNERFCQQCATKDIKSLCVDFLEMKEYHEIDLDEEPCIFPDCGHFLTTSSMDGQMGMAAYYDVDMDGHPIRLGKASEPFSLDDSGTPVCATCRGQLRNIARYGRIVRRAMLDESTKKFIEWSHGQYLSLATRLLEEQEKLGQQQKTKTASSTVREGKLTQYAPRLRQLRELERITDNGRYHSIIDLWRKIGSYASDVRREEQPFQRVADFVLFANRQNKTHGEFRFDDSINQIKGSLLADTLLLKCDLAILFDFRSLAKEKALELTELKLDLSGHWTDSVRLIELSHKYVYSREEVQGHIFAVQLCVLCSSFGKITTMWAAHKQSIENLKEEALKHIQRARVLMEKYPSTAVFKDEIDRLEIMVSDGIYRPVTAEEMRSVYKAMSREFNGTGHWYVCENNHPFTIGECGMAMEVASCPDCGAKIGGRNHQAVEGTRYATEIENLARGMGGVRI, from the exons ATGATGAGAAATACCAA GTACAATGAACCCACCCCTCCTACTACGCCATCGGACGGCTCTGTCAAAccatgcttctttttcctacGAAACAATAGTTGCAAGTTTGGAGCGCGATGCAAGTTTTCACATGACACTGGAAGCGCACAAGGCGGCCATTCTGCCAATAAGGGGCAATCCAATGCTCCGATGAAGTCTTTTGGAAACAGCCGAAACCACGCTCCAGAGGGAAAGTTAGTCAAATGGAAGCAGTTGCtgcaaagaggagatggctCTGCTCGGCCATCCCTTCAGATCGTCGGTCAGTTCTTCAGCCTGGCCCTCGAGCTCATGGATGGAGACGTCGGCGCTGCCCAAGAGGCAATCAAGCTTATTGCCACTGAAACTGGCCTCTCTTTCATCAAGGACGTGATAGACAGGCACATCTTCATGGCAAGCCAATTGACAGCAGGACCTCAACTCTGGGAAACAGAAATCAAGCCACTCTTCCAGCTGGTGACTCACGCCCGCGTCGTTGATTCGGCCGTGTTAGAAACAGAGGTCGCCACCATCCTTAATTACATGGTTGGAGTGGGGGGATCTAGGATGAACAAGCTCTTTCAGTACATCGACTCGCTGTTTCAGCTGTGGCAATTCAACTCTACACACGTGTCTCTTGTAGAGGCAGCTGGTCTATCTCTTGCAGTATTGGCAAAGATGCTAGACTGCAACACCACTAATATCATCAAAAATGACTTTTCAACATTCGCGAATAGCTTGTCTCGCCCCTTGGAAGAATCGGCGGAACCAAAAGACATGGTTTTTCGTCTTCAGGCTACCAAACACCTTCACTATATCCGCCAACGTCTTCAGATCGGAAACCACATGTCGAATCTGGAGGTCCAGAGCTACAGTGCCGTCACTCAAGAAATATTTGTTTTGGCTCGAGATTTGCCTGGCAATCTCTCAGCTGGAGGGCCAAGGCACGACAACGACGAGGCAGATATAGTCAACATAAAGGTCTTGCCCACGTATGAAGAGATCATGTCGCCACGAGAAGAATATTTGCCAGTAAACGATTGTTCTCAATGGCACATTCCTGGCATTAGCGGACGGCTAGACAGAGAATTTCGTTTAATACGAGAAGATACAGTTGGCCAGCTACGTGATGCGATTCGTGGCGCCCTGGAACGCATTCGTAGTTCCAACAACAAGGCCAGTCATAAAACAAACAATAATTCCTTACGCACATATACATACGATTCTGCTAAGCTTATTAACATCCGATTCGAAAAAAACACCGGCCTGGACTTTGTTGTCCGCTGTGATCAGCCTCCTCCTGTCCCATCACTGAATCCTAAACAAAGGAGGGACTGGTGGGAAAGATCAAAACGTCTACAAGTCGGAGCGCTAGTCTGTGTCATTGACGGAACTGATGCGATCATGTTTTGCACCGTGTCTGAGTCGACATTAAGGAACCAAAGTGATCAAAAGATTCGaacggaaaagaaaacagcaaATGATTCTTCTACAGAGCCCAAGCTGACGCTCTCTGATCAAGAAGACTATTTATACGTAAATCTGCAGCTTATCGACGCCACACCAGATGCTGTAACTCAAGCTCTCCACTGGTACCAGGCGAAAGGCCGGTCGGGCTACAGATATCTTGTGGAGTTTCCCGGCATCCTTCTAGCATCGTTCAAGCATACGCTTGATGCTCTTAAGGAAATGAGACAAAAGCCATACATGCCCTTTATCGATCTATTGGCGCCAACGGATATCGAATCCACAGAAGCCAGAATTCAGCCGCCGCAGTACGCTAGGGCGGCTGATTTCGCGTTTGACCTTGGATGCCTTACAAATGATGGCACCGAATTTCTGGTTTCGCCTCAGCATCTCCCAGATCCAAAAATAGTCAAGTCGCGGACCTCTCTTGATGTCACACAGGCTTCCGCTCTCTTGAATACCCTTTCTCGAGAATTGTCGCTCATTCAAGGCCCCCCAGGTACCGGTAAAAGCTTCACGGGAGAAAAGATCATTAAAATCCTATTggcaaacaagagaaaatgcACCCTAGGACCGATATTATGTGTCTGCTACACCAATCATGCCTTGGATCAGCTTCTTGAACATCTTCTTGACGACGGCATTAGCAACATTATCCGTATAGGGTCTCGATCAAAATCAGAGAGGTTGCAAGCTCTGAATTTACGAGTTGTCTCTCAGCAAGGCGACCGCACAAAgtcagaaaagagaaacctTTATACTGTGGGCCTTGAGCTTGACAATATAGCGGCCGGCATCGAAGGCTCGCTCCGTGCATTATCGACGTCCAATTCGCCAAATTCCCTCAAAAAGTATCTTGCCCAGGTTTTCCCCGGACATCATGATACGCTATTTGGCTTCGACGAAGACGGATGGGAGACAGTTGATAAACCTCAGACAATCCTACGAAAGTGGCTGGAAGGAGGCTCCCGTCACAGTAATCGTTGTCGAGATATCGAGATCTTAAAGGAAACTGAGTTGTTCACCATGTCATACGCCGAGCGCCAAGCGTTATATCAATACTGGGTGACGAACAGTGTAGCTTCATTCGTTGGCACCATTGCGCGACTGCAGGAAAAACATGCCGAACTGATAGAGCGCCGTAACCGCGTGCGCAGCGATGTGGATCTGCGTTGCCTCAACCAAGCCAATATCATTGGAGTCACAACGACCGGTCTGGCAaagaatcttcatcttctccgaaAATTACGAAGCAAGGTCATGCTTTGCGAAGAGGCTGGTGAAGTCTTGGAGGCTCACATTCTAACGGCTCTGCTTCCTTCAATTGAGCATGCCATCTTGATTGGCGACCACCTTCAGCTTCGCCCACAGATCCAAAATTATGAGCTACAGAGCACGAATCCTAGAGGAAAGCAGTATTCTCTAGACACTTCACTATTTGAAAGACTTGTTGAGCCACCACACTTGACGGATTTACGCGTTCCCTACTCTACACTAGAAACACAAAGGCGGATGCACCCATCGATATCTGAGCTGATTCGATCCACCTTGTATCCATCTCTACAAGATGGGGAGAACGTAAAGAACTACCCGGCAGTTGTAGGTATGAAAGAGAGGCTATTTTGGCTTCACCACGATCAACTGGAAGCTGGTGCGGCTAGTCATGACCCCCTGAATACCTCGCATTCAAATGATTTTGAAGTTGAAATGACCGTGTCTCTCCTGTCTCATATCGTAAGACAAGGGGAGTACGCTCGAGAGGACGTCGCGGTCATCACGCCGTACTTGGGACAACTACACAAGCTCCGACGCCGAATGGAGTCCATGTTCGAGATCTGCCTCAACGATCGCGACCTCGCAGAGCTGGAGGATTTTGAAAATAAAGACCAGATTGTGCCCATAGCCCTGAAAAAACAGCCTGCCAAATCTACTCTTCTGAAGAGCGTTAGGATGGCGACAGTTGACAACTTTCAGGGCGAGGAAGCGAAGattatcatcatctctcttgTTCGGAGCAATCAGCAAAAGAAATGCGGATTCCTTAGCACTTCCAACAGAATCAACGTCCTGTTATCGCGCGCAAAACACGGCATGTACATCATCGGCAACTCTGATACGTACCATAACGTTCCCATGTGGGAAGAGGTTATCAACATGCTTAGTGCTCAAAATCTAGTCGGCAAAAGCTTGGAACTTCAATGCAGTCGACATCCTGACACTCCAATCCAAGTTTCGCAGCCGGATCATTTCGTCATTTTCTCTCCAGAGAGCGGGTGTAACCTGCCATGTGATAAAAGGCTTCACTGCGGTCACTCATGTACTGGAAGATGTCATTCTGATCTTCTTCACAGTGCGGTTAAATGTCTTGAGCCGTGCCCCAGGCCACAAAAAGGCTGCAGCCATCCTTGTCCTCGAGCATGTGGCGATGCGTGCCCAGACAGATGCTACTTCCAGTTAGATAATATCGACCTTGCTCTTCCATGCGGCCACAGGCTCTCTTCGGCAAAATGTTGGGAAAACCAAGAGCCCGCCTCTGTTCGGTGTAGAGTTCTCGTCAGACGAACTGTGCCAGGCTGCAATCATGAAGTCGAGGTTCCGTGTCATGAAAATGTCACGGCTGCTAGATATCGTTGCACTGCTCGGTGTGGCCATCACCGTCAGTGTGGCCATACTTGCAATAGTCTCTGCCACCAGTGTAATACTCGAGAAGAGGGTAAGATTACAGAGCAGAACCACGGTATTTGCGAACAGATCTGCGGTCGTGGCTATTCGACGTGCCGCCACGGCTGTTCTAAGCTTTGccacggcgacgacaagTGCCCCCCCTGCCAGAAGCCATGTGAAGTGCGTTGCGGCCATTCAAAATGCAACAAGGCGTGCAATGAGCCCTGCGCACCCTGCGCAGAGAGTACGTGCCACTCCAGCTGTCCTCACACAAGCTGTACCATGCCGTGTGCTGCGCCATGCGACTGGGTTCCATGTTCCAAGCGGTGCGAGAAGGTACTGAGATGTGGTCATCGAT GCCCTTCGCTCTGTGGAGAGACCTGTCCCAATGAACGCTTTTGCCAACAATGCGCCACCAAAGACATCAAATCTTTATGCGTTGACTTTCTCGAGATGAAGGAATACCACGAAATTGATTTAGACGAGGAGCCCTGTATTTTCCCGGATTGTGGGCACTTTTTGACTACTTCGTCTATGGATGGCCAGATGGGCATGGCGGCGTACTACGATGTGGATATGGATGGACATCCGATACGGCTCGGCAAGGCGTCTGAGCCTTTCTCGCTGGACGACTCAGGGACCCCAGTTTGTGCTACCTGCCGGGGCCAACTCCGAAATATCGCTAGATATGGGCGTATTGTACGACGAGCCATGCTCGATGAGTCAACCAAGAAGTTCATCGAGTGGTCTCACGGGCAATATCTCTCGTTGGCAACTCGTctgctggaagagcaagaaaagctTGGGCAACAGCAGAAGACCAAGACAGCCTCATCAACAGTCAGAGAGGGCAAACTAACGCAATATGCCCCGAGACTAAGACAACTTCGAGAGTTGGAAAGGATTACGGATAACGGCCGGTATCACTCTATCATTGACTTATGGAGGAAGATTGGCTCATACGCAAGCGATGTTAGAAGGGAAGAGCAGCCGTTTCAGCGAGTAGCTGATTTCGTTCTATTTGCCAATCGCCAAAACAAGACTCACGGGGAATTCAGATTTGATGACTCTATTAACCAAATCAAGGGATCTCTTCTTGCAGATACGCTGCTGCTCAAATGCGACCTTGCCATTCTCTTCGACTTCCGGAGCCTGGCTAAAGAAAAAGCATTGGAGCTGACAGAGCTCAAACTGGATTTATCAGGTCATTGGACTGATTCCGTTCGTCTCATCGAATTGTCTCATAAATACGTGTATTCGAGAGAAGAGGTTCAGGGGCACATTTTCGCCGTGCAACTCTGTGTACTATGTTCATCATTTGGCAAGATCACTACCATGTGGGCTGCTCATAAGCAGAGCATTGAGAATCTGAAAGAAGAGGCGCTAAAACACATTCAAAGGGCCCGTGTATTGATGGAGAAGTATCCATCTACGGCAGTATTCAAGGATGAAATTGACCGCCTTGAGATTATGGTTAGCGATGGGATCTATCGCCCTGTCACAGCTGAGGAGATGCGATCCGTGTACAAGGCAATGTCGAGAGAGTTTAATGGGACAGGGCACTGGTACGTATGTGAGAACAACCATCCTTTTACGATTGGGGAATGTGGTATGGCGATGGAAGTCGCATCGTGTCCAGATTGTGGAGCCAAAATAGGAGGCCGGAATCACCAGGCCGTAGAAGGGACGAGGTACGCAACAGAGATTGAAAATCTTGCACGCGGAATGGGCGGAGTGAGGATCTAG